TCGAGGCCGCGGTGGCGCGGCTGGTCGCGGCCGGCAAGACCTACGAGCAGGACGGCGCGCTGTGGCTCAAGTCCACCGACTACGGCGACGACAAGGACCGGGTGATGCGCAAGAGCGACGGCAGCTACACCTATTTCGTACCCGACGTCGCCTACCACATCGCCAAGTGGGAGCGCGGCTTTCGTCGCGCGGTCAACATCCAGGGCACCGACCACCACGGCACGATCGCCCGCGTGCGCGCCGGGTTGCAGGCGGCCGGTGTCGGCATCCCGCCGGGCTACCCCGATTACGTGTTGCACACGATGGTGCGGGTGATTCGCGGCGGCGAGGAAGTGAAGATCAGCAAGCGCGCCGGCAGCTACGTCACGCTGCGCGACCTGATCGACTGGACCGGCAAGGACGCGGTGCGCTTCTTTCTGCTCAGCCGCAAGCCCGACACCGAATACACCTTCGACGTGGATCTGGCCGTGGCGCGGAACAACGACAACCCGGTCTACTACGTGCAGTATGCGCACGCGCGCATCTGTTCAGTGCTGGCGGCCTGGGGCGGCGATGTGACGCGGCTCGTGCAGGTCGACCTCGCGCCGCTGGCGAGCGCGCCTGCGCTGGCGCTGATGCGGCAGTTGGCGCGCTATCCCGAGATGCTGGCGCAGGCCGCACAGGACTTCGCGCCGCACGACGTGACCTTCTACTTGCGCGAACTCGCGGCCGTCTACCACGCGTATTACGACGACGAGCGCATCCTGGTCGACGACGAGCCGGTGCGTCTGGCCCGGCTGGCGCTGGTCGCTGCCGCGGCCCGGGTATTGCACAATGGCCTGGGGATTCTGGGCGTGTCCGCGCCCGCGAAGATGTGAGTGAGCAAATGAAGCAGCAATTCGGTGGCACCCTCGCCGGCTTCCTGGTCGGCATCGTGGTCGGCCTCGGGGCCGCGCTGGCCGTCGCGGTGTACGTGACCAAGGTGCCGGTGCCGTTCATCAACAAGGACGTGAACCGTCCGTCCGATCAGGATGCAGCGAAGAACAATGGCTGGAATCCGAACGCTTCGTTGTACGGCAAGAACCCGGCCGCGGGCGCGTCGGCAGCCGGTCCAGTCGACAACGCCACGGGTGGCGCAGGCCGCGCGCCGGGCGGGACCGCGGGCAATCTGCTGCCCCCGGCCGTCGTCGGCGGCAACCCGCCGCCGGTCGCCGCGGCGCGGCCGCCGGCGGCATCGGCGGATCCGCTCGGTGATTTCGCGCGCGCCAAGTCGTCCTCCAGCGATGCCGGCGCGTTTACCTATTTCGTGCAGGCCGGCGCGTTCCGCAGCGTCGACGAGGCCGAATCGCAGCGCGCCAAGCTGTCGCTGATGGGGGTCGAGGCCAAGGTTTCGCAGCGCGAGCAGGCCGGACGCACCGTATGGCGCGTGCGGGTCGGACCGTTCGACACGCAGGGCGAAGCCGACCGCACGAAACAGCAGTTGGAAACCAGCGGCATGGAAACCGCGCTGGTGCGGGTGCAGCGTTAGTACAGACCGGTGGCCCGCACGCCAATCGATTCGAAACCCCGTGCCGCATCACGGCTCGGACGCACAGGAGAAGCCATTCATGAAACGTCGTGAGTTTTCGGCCGCAGCCTTTGCGCTGGCCGGCGCATCGCTGGCCGCGCCGGCGGCGCGCGCCCAGGGCAACCAGTTCGTCGCCGGCACCGACTACCTCGTGCTGGATCGGCGCGCTCCGACCGAGGCGCCGCCCGGCAAGATCGAGGTGATCGAATTCTTCTGGTACAGCTGCCCGCACTGCAACGCGTTCGAGCCGGCGCTGGACCAGTGGGTCGGCAAGCTGCCGAAGGACGTGTTCATGCGCCGCGTGCCGGTGCAGTTCAACCCGAGCTTCGAG
This genomic interval from Burkholderiaceae bacterium contains the following:
- a CDS encoding Arginyl-tRNA synthetase yields the protein MQSVKQQLLAALATELERLSPGAGADAAFESPKVAAHGDWACTAAMQLARPLRENPRQIAQRLCEALQQTEPFRRWASAVEVAGPGFLNIRLKPEAKQQVVREVLTQGERFGTQGANGQRVLVEFVSANPTGPLHVGHGRQAALGDAICNLLAAQGWDVTREFYYNDAGAQIGALARSVQLRARGVRPGDADWPSGDNAAAYNGDYIQDIADDFLAKKTVRSDDRETTASGDAGDLDGIRAFAVAYLRHEQDLDLRAFDVKFDNYYLESSLYTSGRVEAAVARLVAAGKTYEQDGALWLKSTDYGDDKDRVMRKSDGSYTYFVPDVAYHIAKWERGFRRAVNIQGTDHHGTIARVRAGLQAAGVGIPPGYPDYVLHTMVRVIRGGEEVKISKRAGSYVTLRDLIDWTGKDAVRFFLLSRKPDTEYTFDVDLAVARNNDNPVYYVQYAHARICSVLAAWGGDVTRLVQVDLAPLASAPALALMRQLARYPEMLAQAAQDFAPHDVTFYLRELAAVYHAYYDDERILVDDEPVRLARLALVAAAARVLHNGLGILGVSAPAKM
- a CDS encoding Cell division protein FtsN → MKQQFGGTLAGFLVGIVVGLGAALAVAVYVTKVPVPFINKDVNRPSDQDAAKNNGWNPNASLYGKNPAAGASAAGPVDNATGGAGRAPGGTAGNLLPPAVVGGNPPPVAAARPPAASADPLGDFARAKSSSSDAGAFTYFVQAGAFRSVDEAESQRAKLSLMGVEAKVSQREQAGRTVWRVRVGPFDTQGEADRTKQQLETSGMETALVRVQR